One Vitis vinifera cultivar Pinot Noir 40024 chromosome 8, ASM3070453v1 genomic window carries:
- the LOC100248234 gene encoding protein DETOXIFICATION 53: MCTVDESRGSPNESDHLVLVDHGDSSEQRDKMREDIFDDRYFGRLPVNEAAEELLALAKIACPIILTSLLLFSRSIITTFFMGHFGQSELAGSSLGMGFGNVSGISLMKGLSVGMEPICCQAYGAKKMSVISQTYVKTIFLLFLVCIPIILLWLNIEPIFLLLGQDPGVTKIAKVYMVFSIPDLLGQANLFPLRIFLRTQGVTTPLTIVAICATILHLPIIYFLAVYLKLGTKGVALASGWYTININLGLLGYLLLSKTPLKPWNGPTILTLFQGWRPLLALALPSACSVCLEWWWYEIMLFLCGLLSNPEASLAAMGIIIQTTGLLYVFPYSLGLGLTTRIGHRLGAGQPLRAQLTSIVGLVVAVAWGFSAFALMVAVKSVWGKLFTNESQVLVLLSAALPIVGLCEIGNSPQTAACGVLTGSARPTVGARVNFITFYLIGLPIAVLMGFKFKIGFQGLLFGLVAAQGSCMCMMVYTLMQTDWKHQTKRAEELTRAAGEMDDLEATLLE; encoded by the exons ATGTGCACGGTTGATGAATCTCGAGGAAGTCCAAATGAAAGTGACCATTTAGTGCTAGTGGATCATGGGGATAGCAGTGAACAAAGAGACAAAATGAGAGAAGATATATTCGACGATAGGTATTTCGGACGCCTGCCGGTGAATGAG GCAGCAGAAGAGCTGCTAGCGCTGGCAAAGATCGCATGCCCCATAATACTGACGAGTCTACTGTTGTTCTCGAGGTCCATTATTACGACGTTCTTCATGGGTCATTTCGGGCAAAGTGAGTTAGCTGGGAGCTCTCTGGGAATGGGGTTTGGAAATGTCTCAGGCATCTCACTCATGAAAGGCCTATCCGTGGGAATGGAACCAATCTGCTGCCAAGCTTACGGAGCCAAGAAAATGTCAGTAATCAGTCAAACCTACGTAAAGACTATATTTCTCCTATTTCTTGTATGCATCCCCATCATATTATTATGGCTGAACATAGAACCCATCTTCCTTCTGCTAGGTCAGGACCCAGGTGTTACAAAAATAGCTAAGGTTTACATGGTTTTCTCCATTCCTGATTTATTAGGACAAGCTAACCTCTTTCCTTTGAGGATCTTCTTGAGAACCCAAGGCGTAACCACACCCCTTACAATAGTTGCCATTTGCGCAACAATCCTTCACCTCCCAATCATCTATTTTCTAGCCGTTTACTTGAAATTAGGGACCAAAGGTGTGGCCTTGGCCTCTGGTTGGTACACCATCAACATTAACCTGGGCTTGTTAGGTTACCTTCTGCTGTCAAAAACCCCTTTAAAACCTTGGAATGGGCCTACAATTCTCACTCTTTTTCAGGGCTGGCGGCCATTGCTGGCCCTAGCACTGCCCAGCGCCTGTTCAGTGTGCTTGGAGTGGTGGTGGTACGAGATAATGCTCTTCCTGTGTGGCTTACTCAGCAACCCAGAGGCTAGCTTGGCGGCAATGGGCATCATCATTCAAACAACAGGGTTGTTGTATGTGTTTCCATATTCACTGGGCTTGGGCTTAACAACAAGAATCGGCCACAGATTGGGTGCCGGCCAACCTTTGCGTGCCCAATTGACATCCATAGTCGGCCTAGTTGTGGCAGTTGCTTGGGGATTCTCAGCTTTTGCTTTGATGGTAGCTGTGAAATCTGTGTGGGGAAAGCTGTTCACCAATGAGTCGCAGGTTCTTGTGCTGCTCTCAGCTGCACTTCCGATTGTGGGGCTCTGTGAAATCGGAAACTCCCCCCAGACAGCGGCCTGTGGAGTCTTAACAGGTTCCGCACGTCCCACTGTTGGTGCTCGCGTAAATTTCATCACATTTTACCTCATTGGATTGCCGATTGCGGTTCTCATGggattcaaattcaaaattggtTTCCAGGGCTTGCTGTTTGGGCTAGTCGCAGCGCAAGGCTCCTGCATGTGTATGATGGTGTACACACTGATGCAAACTGACTGGAAGCACCAAACTAAGAGGGCAGAGGAGCTGACTCGAGCTGCAGGAGAGATGGATGACCTGGAAGCCACCCTACTTGAATGA